One Molothrus aeneus isolate 106 chromosome 6, BPBGC_Maene_1.0, whole genome shotgun sequence genomic window carries:
- the NKX2-1 gene encoding homeobox protein Nkx-2.1, with protein sequence MSMSPKHTTPFSVSDILSPLEESYKKVGMEASNLGAPLSAYRQSQVSQPAMQQHPMGHNGTVTAAYHMTAAGVPQLSHATMGGYCNGNLGNMSELPPYQDTMRNSASATGWYGTNPDPRFSSISRFMAPSSGMNMGGMGSLGSLGDVSKSMAPLQSTPRRKRRVLFSQAQVYELERRFKQQKYLSAPEREHLASMIHLTPTQVKIWFQNHRYKMKRQAKDKAAQQQMQQENGSCQQQQSPRRVAVPVLVKDGKPCQAGSNTPTAAIQSHQQQAATTITVATNGNSLGQHQSHQTNSAGQSPDMGQHSASPSSLQSQVSSLSHLNSSTSDYGTAMSCSTLLYGRTW encoded by the exons ATGTCGATGAGCCCAAAGCATACGACTCCTTTCTCAGTGTCTGACATCTTGAGTCCTTTGGAGGAAAGCTACAAGAAAGTGGGCATGGAGGCCAGTAACTTGGGGGCTCCCCTGTCAGCCTACAGACAGTCTCAGGTTTCTCAGCCGGCCATGCAGCAGCACCCCATGGGCCACAACGGAACAGTGACTGCCGCCTACCATATGACAGCGGCAGGGgtcccccagctctcccatgCTACGATGGGGGGCTACTGCAATGGGAACCTGGGCAACATGAGCGAGCTGCCGCCTTACCAGGACACCATGAGGAACAGCGCTTCGGCGACAGGATGGTACGGCACCAACCCGGATCCCCGCTTTTCCTCAA TCTCCCGCTTCATGGCGCCGTCCTCGGGCATGAACATGGGAGGCATGGGCAGCCTCGGCTCCCTGGGAGACGTGAGCAAGAGCATGGCCCCGCTCCAGAGCACGCCGCGGAGGAAACGGAGGGTCCTTTTTTCGCAGGCCCAGGTTTACGAGCTGGAGAGACGTTTCAAGCAACAAAAATACCTCTCCGCCCCGGAGAGGGAACATTTAGCCAGCATGATACATCTCACCCCGACTCAGGTCAAAATCTGGTTCCAGAATCACCGCTACAAGATGAAACGCCAGGCCAAAGACAAGGCTGCGCAGCAGCAGATGCAACAGGAGAAcggctcctgccagcagcagcagtctcCCAGaagggtggcagtgccagtgctTGTGAAGGATGGCAAGCCCTGCCAAGCAGGCTCCAACACACCCACAGCAGCTATCCAGAGCCATCAGCAGCAGGCAGCTACAACGATCACAGTGGCTACCAATGGCAACAGCCTCGGACAGCATCAGAGCCACCAGACAAACAGTGCGGGGCAGTCTCCAGACATGGGACAGCACTCGGCCAGCCcttcctctctgcagagccaaGTCTCCAGTTTGTCTCACCTAAACTCTTCTACTTCTGACTATGGCACTGCCATGTCTTGCTCCACCTTGCTATACGGTAGGACCTGGTAA